The following coding sequences lie in one Xylocopa sonorina isolate GNS202 chromosome 7, iyXylSono1_principal, whole genome shotgun sequence genomic window:
- the Mew gene encoding multiple edematous wings: MKNLKIALIILDVWLVHAFNLEPRLPVIKRGLSGSYFGYSVAEHQETYDDTTEKPKSWMLIGAPLDQNRQPKTNRSGALWQCPLTTYKTDCTQVITDGLSTEGSLYDTSLETDDLVPPGNNEIKENQWLGVTVRSQGSGGKVMVCAHRHIVKTQDSQWGQGQCYILSQDLKYQDLKKPCSGKPTNKAHEQFGYCQAGTSGVLTPEDRVVIGTPGPHNWRGTLYVFTVSDNFLSRDNTVYNAPMQDSSPVNKYSYLGMSVAVGNFFGSGLAYAAGAPRSNGTGQVILLTRRDFKPDMDVALILDGEQFASSFGYEITSADVNGDNITDLIVAAPFYFNKAEGGAVYVYTTLQKVNKEKIKPVKLVGCEESRFGFALTNLGDLNKDGYQDIAIGAPYEKKGTVYIYLGSKNGIITIPSQVIHSEDMPEPLQTFGYSLSGGIDMDQNGYSDLLVGAYEDDAVALLRSKKIIDITTYILYLKKDGTYQKKIEPIDPNKVGCSEDPDSNHTCFSFEACCRTESLVKEEDMQNLKLNYYVEAETYTGVKKFSRVWFGAGNSRLHYINRTVHLNTTKLEHCQKEIVYLKENTRDIQSPIKFRLNYSLVQEEPIMPAEGEPLPDIKNYPILNQQEAARVFEATFQKDCGNNDICESDLQVKARLNLSASSVKSNYYELLLGEREELVVDVNVSNVGESAYEAQLFIVHSQSLNYIASKSNDSVICNLHNATIVSCSIGNPFKKDKLVNIQVRFDPKELEDSKSQLEFVVFANSTSKEIKEKEPIKLRAIVLKRAELSIKGSAKIEWAFYGGPVVGESAIKHLHEVGPKVSHVYEIFNEGPWRASSLEVRISWPYEVANDKAHGKWLLYLEELPTVQGDGVCILPSGQIPNPLMLQDSINYDDINVFNSVVSTRTTLPHNHTSYIRTRRDTEKVVTAQTIIDKDGRKHQVVSMNCKAGTAKCFDIKCSIYNLQRKQETIITIKARLWNSTLVEDYPKVDEVKISSNAKILIPPNVIIQQENVEDDNAVAEIIVYPDLLNHQEVEPVPIWIIIVAIVTGLLLLILLTLVLRKLGFFKRRRPDPTLSGNLEKHRDDNPESEALFKH; the protein is encoded by the exons atgaaaaatttaaaaatagcTTTGATCATTTTGGACGTATGGTTAGTCCATGCTTTTAATTTAGAGCCAAGATTACCTGTTATTAAAAGAGGATTAAGTGGCTCTTATTTTGGCTATTCGGTAGCCGAACACCAAGAAACTTACGACGATACTACAGAAAAACCGAAAAGTTG gATGTTAATTGGTGCTCCTTTGGACCAAAATAGGCAACCAAAAACTAATAGATCTGGTGCTTTATGGCAATGCCCTTTAACAACATACAAGACAGATTGTACTCAAGTGATCACAGATGGACTATCAa CAGAAGGGAGTCTGTATGACACAA gTTTAGAAACGGATGATCTAGTACCACCAGGTAATAATGAAATTAAAGAAAACCAATGGTTAGGAGTAACAGTACGTAGTCAAGGAAGTGGTGGTAAAGTAATG GTTTGTGCTCATAGACATATTGTAAAAACACAAGATTCTCAGTGGGGTCAAGGACAATGTTACATACTGTCACAAGATCTAAAATATCAGGATTTAAAAAAACCTTGCTCTGGAAAACCAACAAACAA AGCACATGAACAGTTTGGATATTGTCAAGCAGGAACTAGCGGTGTACTTACTCCAGAAGATCGTGTAGTTATTGGCACACCTGGTCCGCACAATTGGAGAGGCACTTTATATGTTTTTACCGTTTCGGATAATTTTTTATCTAGAGATAACACAGTTTATAATGCTCCAATGCAAGATTCTTCTCCTGTCAATAAATACAGTTACCTAG GAATGTCTGTTGCTGTGGGTAATTTCTTTGGTAGTGGACTAGCTTATGCAGCTGGAGCTCCACGTTCAAATGGCACAGGTCAAGTTATTTTACTTACAAGGCGTGATTTTAAACCAGATATGGATGTTGCTTTAATCTTAGATGGTGAACAATTTGCTTCGAGTTTTGGATACGAAATTACTTCCGCGGATGTTAATGGGgacaa CATAACTGATCTTATTGTGGCTGCTCCTTTTTATTTTAATAAAGCAGAGGGTGGTGCGGTATATGTGTATACAACATTACAAAAAGttaataaagaaaaaattaaaCCTGTTAAACTTGTTGGATGTGAAGAATCAAG ATTTGGATTTGCTTTGACAAACTTAGGAGATTTAAACAAAGATGGATATCAAGACATTGCTATTGGAGCACCATATGAAAAGAAAGGAACAGTATATATATATCTTGGTTCAAAGAATGGAATAATTACGATACCCTCACAG GTGATTCACTCAGAAGATATGCCAGAGCCATTACAGACATTTGGTTATTCGTTGAGCGGTGGAATTGATATGGACCAAAATGGATATTCCGATTTATTAGTAGGAGCTTACGAAGATGATGCTGTAGCACTTCTTCGATCAAAAAAAATAATTGATATCACCACTTATATTCTTTATTTAAAGAAAGATGGTACTTATCAAAAGAAAATAGAACCTATAGATCCTAACAAAGTTGGATGCTCAGAAGACCCTGATTCGAATCATACTTG TTTTTCGTTCGAAGCTTGTTGCAGAACTGAATCTTTAGTGAAAGAAGAAGATATGCAAAATTTAAAATTGAATTATTATGTTGAAGCTGAAACTTACACTGGAGTTAAGAAATTTTCTAGAGTTTGGTTTGGAGCTGGGAACTCGCGTTTACATTACATAAATCGCACTGTTCATTTAAATACAACAAAACTGGAGCACTGCCAAAAAGAAATAGTTTATTTGAAA GAAAATACACGTGATATTCAATCACCTATCAAATTTCGTTTGAACTACTCATTAGTGCAAGAAGAACCAATTATGCCTGCTGAAGGAGAGCCTTTACCTGATATAAAAAATTATCCTATATTAAATCAACAAGAAGCTGCTCGTGTATTTGAGGCAACGTTCCAAAAAGATTGTGGGAACAATGATATTTGTGAAAGTGACCTACAAGTAAAGGCTCGATTAAATTTATCAG CTTCTTCTGTAAAGTCAAATTATTATGAGCTTCTTCTGGGTGAAAGAGAAGAACTTGTAGTAGATGTAAACGTATCCAATGTTGGAGAATCTGCATATGAAGCTCAATTATTCATTGTTCATTCCCAAAGTTTAAATTATATTGCTAGTAAAAGCAATGATTCTGTAATCTGTAACTTACATAATGCTACTATAGTAAGCTGTTCTATTGGCAATCCTTTTAAAAAAGACAAGTTAGTAAATATACAAGTAAGATTTGACCCCAAAGAATTAGAAGATAGCAAGTCGCAATTAGAATTTGTAGTATTTGCAaattcaacttcaaaggaaataAAGGAAAAGGAGCCAATCAAGTTACGGGCGATAGTATTGAAACGAGCAGAATTGTCAATTAAAGG GAGTGCAAAAATTGAATGGGCGTTCTATGGTGGACCAGTTGTAGGTGAATCGGCTATAAAGCATTTACATGAGGTAGGACCTAAAGTTTCTCACGTATATGAAATATTTAATGAAGGTCCGTGGAGAGCAAGCAGTTTAGAAGTTCGTATTTCATGGCCTTACGAAGTTGCAAATGACAAAGCTCATGGCAAATGGCTTTTATATTTAGAAGAACTGCCGACTGTACAAG GTGATGGTGTATGCATATTACCATCAGGACAAATACCTAATCCATTAATGTTACAAGATAGTATTAACTATGATGACATTAATGTATTCAATTCAGTAGTATCTACTCGTACAACACTGCCACATAATCATACTAGTTACATTAGAACGAGACGAGATACAGAAAAAGTTGTTACCGCGCAAACTATCATAGATAAAGATGGTCGCAAGCATCAAGTGGTCTCAATG AATTGTAAAGCAGGAACAGCAAAGTGCTTTGATATTAAGTGCTCTATATATAATTTGCAAAGGAAACAAGAGACAATCATAACTATTAAAGCAAG ATTGTGGAATTCTACCCTTGTGGAAGATTATCCAAAAGTGGACGAAGTAAAAATAAGTTCTAATGCCAAAATACTTATACCACCGAATGTTATAATACAACAAGAAAATGTAGAAGATGATAATGCGGTT GCTGAGATAATTGTATATCCGGATCTTCTTAATCACCAAGAAGTTGAACCGGTTCCGATATGGATTATTATAGTTGCTATTGTAACAGGTTTGTTGCTACTTATTTTACTTACCTTGGTCCTTCGAAAACTTGGATTTTTCAAGAGACGAAGACCAGACCCTACTTTATCTGGTAATCTTGAAAAACACAGAGATGATAATCCAGAAAGTGAAGCGTTATTCAAGCACTAA
- the Pgap3 gene encoding per1-like protein PGAP3, whose product MSELKWFLILTFQLFLVINTKASIGDRSQFYSLCLERCSASNCYNDQSFKVQPSLSLRLLLWSCKEDCSYSCTWKTVDYFTSHGLKVPQFHGKWPFIRFFGCQEPASVIFSILNFYSHAAMYWKFKRKYGFTYPMFYIWTYLSMICMHGWFWSSVFHARDTPFTEVMDYSCAFIMVLTLLYCTLLRITYKNNKLFAVITCGYLSILYTHLSHLWSGRINYDYNMKFNVIIGFFTFVITLIWWHRNRKKLSYIYLIGWFNILTVLVTILEIADFAPIFWIFDAHSLWHASTVPLTILLYKFMMADCSYLNKYCSKFTLDINHHIN is encoded by the exons ATGTCAGAACTAAAATGGTTTTTAATTCTGacatttcaattatttttagtaATAAATACAAAAGCTTCAATAGGGGACAGATCTCAGTTTTACAGTTTGTGTCTTGAAAGATGTAGTGCCAGTAATTGTTATAATG ATCAATCATTTAAAGTACAACCTTCGTTATCATTAAGATTGCTACTTTGGTCTTGTAAAGAAGACTGTAGCTATAGTTGTACTTGGAAAACAGTTGATTATTTTACATCTCATGGGTTAAAAGTTCCTCAGTTCCATGGAAAG TGGCCATTTATTCGCTTCTTTGGGTGTCAAGAACCTGCGTCAGTTATATTTTCTATATTAAATTTTTATAGTCATGCTGCCATGTATTGGAAATTCAAAAGAAAATATGGATTTACTTATCCTATGTTTTATATATGGACGTACCTTAGCATG ATCTGCATGCATGGCTGGTTTTGGTCATCTGTATTTCATGCAAGAGATACTCCATTTACAGAAGTAATGGATTATTCCTGTGCATTTATTATGGTGCTTACATTATTATACTGTACTTTATTAAG aatAACTTATAAAAACAATAAATTGTTTGCTGTGATTACATGCGGATATCTTAGCATTTTATACACACATTTGTCTCACTTATGGTCTGGTCGTATCAATTATGACTATAATATGAAGTTTAATGTAATCATAG GATTTTTTACATTTGTTATAACATTAATATGGTGGCATCGTAATCGTAAAAAATTATCTTATATTTACCTGATTGGATGGTTCAACATATTAACAGTTCTTGTTACTATATTAGAAATAGCAGATTTTGCACCAATTTTTTGGATATTTGATGCTCATTCCTTGTGGCATGCTAGTACAGTTCCTCTCACAATTTTATTATACAA ATTTATGATGGCAGATTGTTCTTATTTGAATAAATATTGTAGTAAATTCACATTAGACATTAATCATCATATAAATTAG
- the Arfrp1 gene encoding ADP-ribosylation factor related protein 1 isoform X2, whose amino-acid sequence MYTLLHGLYKYLVQKDEYFILILGLDNAGKTTYLEAAKTKFTKNYKGMNPSKITTTVGLNIGKIDIAGVRFNFWDLGGQEELRSLWDKYYAESHAVIYIVDSSDREKIPESKETFVLANKQDVPDCMGVREVKPIFNQNAHLIGRRDCMVMPVSALNGDGVDEGIHWLVDCVKRNNDVRPPRNQNDNYLS is encoded by the exons ATGTATACACTTTTGCATGGATTGTACAAGTATCTTGTGCAAaaagatgaatattttatattaatattaggACTTGATAATGCAGGGAAAACG ACCTATTTAGAAGCAGCGAAAACGAAATTTACAAAAAATTACAAGGGTATGAATCCTAGTAAAATCACAACAACTGTTGGgttaaatattggaaaaattgatATAGCTGGTGTTCGTTTTAATTTTTGGGATCTTGGTGGACAAGAAGAGCTTCGATCGCTATGGGATAAA TATTATGCAGAATCTCATGCTGTGATTTACATAGTTGATTCATCTGATCGTGAAAAAATACCTGAATCTAAAGAAACTTTtg TTTTAGCTAATAAGCAGGATGTACCTGATTGCATGGGTGTTAGAGAAGTGAAGCCAATTTTTAACCAAAATGCACATTTAATAGGTCGAAGAGATTGCATGGTAATGCCTGTTTCTGCTCTAAATGG GGATGGTGTAGATGAAGGAATTCACTGGCTTGTGGATTGCGTCAAGAGAAACAACGATGTTCGCCCTCCCCGTAATCAGAATGACAATTATCTGTCTTAA
- the Arfrp1 gene encoding ADP-ribosylation factor related protein 1 isoform X1: MYTLLHGLYKYLVQKDEYFILILGLDNAGKTTYLEAAKTKFTKNYKGMNPSKITTTVGLNIGKIDIAGVRFNFWDLGGQEELRSLWDKYYAESHAVIYIVDSSDREKIPESKETFDRVISSEHLIGVPLLVLANKQDVPDCMGVREVKPIFNQNAHLIGRRDCMVMPVSALNGDGVDEGIHWLVDCVKRNNDVRPPRNQNDNYLS, from the exons ATGTATACACTTTTGCATGGATTGTACAAGTATCTTGTGCAAaaagatgaatattttatattaatattaggACTTGATAATGCAGGGAAAACG ACCTATTTAGAAGCAGCGAAAACGAAATTTACAAAAAATTACAAGGGTATGAATCCTAGTAAAATCACAACAACTGTTGGgttaaatattggaaaaattgatATAGCTGGTGTTCGTTTTAATTTTTGGGATCTTGGTGGACAAGAAGAGCTTCGATCGCTATGGGATAAA TATTATGCAGAATCTCATGCTGTGATTTACATAGTTGATTCATCTGATCGTGAAAAAATACCTGAATCTAAAGAAACTTTtg ATAGAGTTATATCTTCGGAACATCTAATAGGTGTACCACTTCTAGTTTTAGCTAATAAGCAGGATGTACCTGATTGCATGGGTGTTAGAGAAGTGAAGCCAATTTTTAACCAAAATGCACATTTAATAGGTCGAAGAGATTGCATGGTAATGCCTGTTTCTGCTCTAAATGG GGATGGTGTAGATGAAGGAATTCACTGGCTTGTGGATTGCGTCAAGAGAAACAACGATGTTCGCCCTCCCCGTAATCAGAATGACAATTATCTGTCTTAA